One Mobula birostris isolate sMobBir1 chromosome 4, sMobBir1.hap1, whole genome shotgun sequence DNA window includes the following coding sequences:
- the nrg1 gene encoding pro-neuregulin-1, membrane-bound isoform isoform X5: MLCGTSLHTLLQSLSFPEAEELYQKRVLTITGICIAVLVVGIMCVVAYCKTKKQRKKLHDRLRQSLRSERNNMVNLVNGPHHANPPAENVQLANQYILKNPGSTEHVIERETETSFSTSHYTSTAHHSTTVTHTPSHSWSTGQTESVISDSHSVLVTSSMETSRQTSPANHRGRLNGVAGRREMLICVRNSRDTPDSLRDSPHSERFVSAMTTPARMSPVDFRTPMSPMSPGSEMSPPVSSLTISMPSVPISPSIEEERPLLLVTPPRQREKRQDAYKQYRGSARDSASVPASPQRVVEDDEYETTQEYELALEPPKKGASSRRGKRTKLNGQISHKVENESNPTSNSNSSDSETEDERIGEETPFLTIQNPIAVSGESAPAYRLAENRTNSTNRYSAQEELQVRLTNVMANQDPIAV, encoded by the exons ATGTTGTGTGGGACATCCCTTCACACTTTGCTTCAATCACTTTCTTTCCCAG AGGCTGAGGAGCTCTACCAGAAGCGAGTACTGACGATTACAGGGATCTGTATTGCTGTTTTGGTGGTTGGCATCATGTGTGTGGTGGCGTACTGCAAAACAAA AAAACAGAGAAAAAAGCTGCATGATCGTCTAAGGCAAAGTCTCCGCTCTGAGCGAAACAACATGGTAAATCTTGTAAATGGACCCCATCATGCAAACCCCCCAGCAGAAAATGTTCAACTGGCAAAT caATATATACTGAAAAACCCTGGATCCACTGAACATGTCATTGAGCGAGAGACGGAGACCTCATTTTCAACAAGTCACTACACATCGACAGCCCATCACTCCACTACAGTCACCCACACCCCCAGCCATAG CTGGAGTACGGGCCAGACGGAAAGTGTCATCTCAGACAGTCACTCAGTGCTTGTGACATCATCGATGGAAACCAGCAGGCAGACCAGCCCAGCCAATCACAGAGGTCGCCTCAATGGGGTGGCAGGTCGGCGGGAGATGCTCATCTGCGTGAGGAATTCGAGAGATACTCCAGACTCTCTCCGAGATTCGCCGCATAGTGAAAG GTTCGTCTCTGCTATGACCACCCCAGCTAGAATGTCACCTGTCGATTTCCGAACCCCCATGTCTCCGATGTCACCCGGTTCTGAGATGTCGCCACCAGTCTCCAGCCTGACGATATCCATGCCCTCGGTTCCTATCAGCCCTTCGATCGAAGAAGAGAGACCCCTTCTCCTGGTGACACCGCCCCGGCAGAGGGAAAAGAGGCAGGATGCTTACAAGCAGTACCGTGGTTCAGCCAGGGACAGCGCCAGTGTCCCAGCCAGCCCTCAGAGGGTGGTCGAGGACGATGAATATGAGACCACACAGGAGTACGAGCTGGCCCTTGAGCCTCCTAAGAAAGGGGCCAGCAGCAGGAGGGGGAAAAGAACAAAGCTTAATGGCCAAATATCACACAAAGTGGAAAATGAGAGCAATCCAACCTCAAACAGCAATAGCTCTGACAGCGAAACTGAAGATGAACGAATAGGTGAAGAGACGCCATTTCTGACCATACAGAACCCCATAGCAGTCAGTGGAGAATCAGCCCCTGCATACCGATTGGCTGAGAACAGGACTAACTCTACCAATAGGTACTCAGCACAGGAAGAGTTGCAAGTCAGGCTGACCAATGTAATGGCTAATCAGGACCCTATTGCCGTTTAA
- the nrg1 gene encoding pro-neuregulin-1, membrane-bound isoform isoform X6, giving the protein MVLISSPVKAEELYQKRVLTITGICIAVLVVGIMCVVAYCKTKKQRKKLHDRLRQSLRSERNNMVNLVNGPHHANPPAENVQLANQYILKNPGSTEHVIERETETSFSTSHYTSTAHHSTTVTHTPSHSWSTGQTESVISDSHSVLVTSSMETSRQTSPANHRGRLNGVAGRREMLICVRNSRDTPDSLRDSPHSERFVSAMTTPARMSPVDFRTPMSPMSPGSEMSPPVSSLTISMPSVPISPSIEEERPLLLVTPPRQREKRQDAYKQYRGSARDSASVPASPQRVVEDDEYETTQEYELALEPPKKGASSRRGKRTKLNGQISHKVENESNPTSNSNSSDSETEDERIGEETPFLTIQNPIAVSGESAPAYRLAENRTNSTNRYSAQEELQVRLTNVMANQDPIAV; this is encoded by the exons AGGCTGAGGAGCTCTACCAGAAGCGAGTACTGACGATTACAGGGATCTGTATTGCTGTTTTGGTGGTTGGCATCATGTGTGTGGTGGCGTACTGCAAAACAAA AAAACAGAGAAAAAAGCTGCATGATCGTCTAAGGCAAAGTCTCCGCTCTGAGCGAAACAACATGGTAAATCTTGTAAATGGACCCCATCATGCAAACCCCCCAGCAGAAAATGTTCAACTGGCAAAT caATATATACTGAAAAACCCTGGATCCACTGAACATGTCATTGAGCGAGAGACGGAGACCTCATTTTCAACAAGTCACTACACATCGACAGCCCATCACTCCACTACAGTCACCCACACCCCCAGCCATAG CTGGAGTACGGGCCAGACGGAAAGTGTCATCTCAGACAGTCACTCAGTGCTTGTGACATCATCGATGGAAACCAGCAGGCAGACCAGCCCAGCCAATCACAGAGGTCGCCTCAATGGGGTGGCAGGTCGGCGGGAGATGCTCATCTGCGTGAGGAATTCGAGAGATACTCCAGACTCTCTCCGAGATTCGCCGCATAGTGAAAG GTTCGTCTCTGCTATGACCACCCCAGCTAGAATGTCACCTGTCGATTTCCGAACCCCCATGTCTCCGATGTCACCCGGTTCTGAGATGTCGCCACCAGTCTCCAGCCTGACGATATCCATGCCCTCGGTTCCTATCAGCCCTTCGATCGAAGAAGAGAGACCCCTTCTCCTGGTGACACCGCCCCGGCAGAGGGAAAAGAGGCAGGATGCTTACAAGCAGTACCGTGGTTCAGCCAGGGACAGCGCCAGTGTCCCAGCCAGCCCTCAGAGGGTGGTCGAGGACGATGAATATGAGACCACACAGGAGTACGAGCTGGCCCTTGAGCCTCCTAAGAAAGGGGCCAGCAGCAGGAGGGGGAAAAGAACAAAGCTTAATGGCCAAATATCACACAAAGTGGAAAATGAGAGCAATCCAACCTCAAACAGCAATAGCTCTGACAGCGAAACTGAAGATGAACGAATAGGTGAAGAGACGCCATTTCTGACCATACAGAACCCCATAGCAGTCAGTGGAGAATCAGCCCCTGCATACCGATTGGCTGAGAACAGGACTAACTCTACCAATAGGTACTCAGCACAGGAAGAGTTGCAAGTCAGGCTGACCAATGTAATGGCTAATCAGGACCCTATTGCCGTTTAA
- the nrg1 gene encoding pro-neuregulin-1, membrane-bound isoform isoform X4, producing MQREQSALLCERGTVFRYQWCPNEFTGDRCQNYVMASFYKAEELYQKRVLTITGICIAVLVVGIMCVVAYCKTKKQRKKLHDRLRQSLRSERNNMVNLVNGPHHANPPAENVQLANQYILKNPGSTEHVIERETETSFSTSHYTSTAHHSTTVTHTPSHSWSTGQTESVISDSHSVLVTSSMETSRQTSPANHRGRLNGVAGRREMLICVRNSRDTPDSLRDSPHSERFVSAMTTPARMSPVDFRTPMSPMSPGSEMSPPVSSLTISMPSVPISPSIEEERPLLLVTPPRQREKRQDAYKQYRGSARDSASVPASPQRVVEDDEYETTQEYELALEPPKKGASSRRGKRTKLNGQISHKVENESNPTSNSNSSDSETEDERIGEETPFLTIQNPIAVSGESAPAYRLAENRTNSTNRYSAQEELQVRLTNVMANQDPIAV from the exons AGGCTGAGGAGCTCTACCAGAAGCGAGTACTGACGATTACAGGGATCTGTATTGCTGTTTTGGTGGTTGGCATCATGTGTGTGGTGGCGTACTGCAAAACAAA AAAACAGAGAAAAAAGCTGCATGATCGTCTAAGGCAAAGTCTCCGCTCTGAGCGAAACAACATGGTAAATCTTGTAAATGGACCCCATCATGCAAACCCCCCAGCAGAAAATGTTCAACTGGCAAAT caATATATACTGAAAAACCCTGGATCCACTGAACATGTCATTGAGCGAGAGACGGAGACCTCATTTTCAACAAGTCACTACACATCGACAGCCCATCACTCCACTACAGTCACCCACACCCCCAGCCATAG CTGGAGTACGGGCCAGACGGAAAGTGTCATCTCAGACAGTCACTCAGTGCTTGTGACATCATCGATGGAAACCAGCAGGCAGACCAGCCCAGCCAATCACAGAGGTCGCCTCAATGGGGTGGCAGGTCGGCGGGAGATGCTCATCTGCGTGAGGAATTCGAGAGATACTCCAGACTCTCTCCGAGATTCGCCGCATAGTGAAAG GTTCGTCTCTGCTATGACCACCCCAGCTAGAATGTCACCTGTCGATTTCCGAACCCCCATGTCTCCGATGTCACCCGGTTCTGAGATGTCGCCACCAGTCTCCAGCCTGACGATATCCATGCCCTCGGTTCCTATCAGCCCTTCGATCGAAGAAGAGAGACCCCTTCTCCTGGTGACACCGCCCCGGCAGAGGGAAAAGAGGCAGGATGCTTACAAGCAGTACCGTGGTTCAGCCAGGGACAGCGCCAGTGTCCCAGCCAGCCCTCAGAGGGTGGTCGAGGACGATGAATATGAGACCACACAGGAGTACGAGCTGGCCCTTGAGCCTCCTAAGAAAGGGGCCAGCAGCAGGAGGGGGAAAAGAACAAAGCTTAATGGCCAAATATCACACAAAGTGGAAAATGAGAGCAATCCAACCTCAAACAGCAATAGCTCTGACAGCGAAACTGAAGATGAACGAATAGGTGAAGAGACGCCATTTCTGACCATACAGAACCCCATAGCAGTCAGTGGAGAATCAGCCCCTGCATACCGATTGGCTGAGAACAGGACTAACTCTACCAATAGGTACTCAGCACAGGAAGAGTTGCAAGTCAGGCTGACCAATGTAATGGCTAATCAGGACCCTATTGCCGTTTAA